Proteins encoded in a region of the Mucilaginibacter sabulilitoris genome:
- a CDS encoding polyketide synthase: MNIDNVSTAEGRNHAFLIHQLFEHQVNKIPDAIAVSYDGRQLTYSQLNQQANNLAAALIERSPNSAIVGVSTYRSIETIIGVLGILKAGKAYLPLDPGYPLERLEQIVSDSGIDTCLAVTAQKNIFEQLPINVLWSDQTYPSVNSVPYTNNSGGAYVLYTSGSTGTPKGVLMGHYALVNLLLWQKDNSISTTGTNTLQFAPLTFDVSFQEIFATLTTGGTLVLVDEDLRIDPVRLLQYIEDYSINRIFLPFVVLQYLTEAAIANKHIPASLQEVMTAGEQLKITPQVAAFFKALPNCVLYNQYGPTETHVVTQLKLAGDAAQWPALPSIGIPINDTEILILDENLNKLPDGETGELCVAGVSLAVGYLNKPDLTAEKFINWQDSTGKTTRMYRTGDLARYMPDGNIEYLGRRDTQVKIRGNRVELGEIEVLLNQLENIQQAVVIAREDASGQKRLIAYLVASGSRQQTDYIRKSLEQQLPDFMLPSAYVWLNELPKTTSGKVDRKALPLPSLQRPELSALYKAPSTIIEKNITSAWIQLLQLDKIGLDDNFFELGGNSLLALKTVALLKQQHNYDVPVTKLYQYPTVSGLVDFLNGVHKAAPLLLNRKNKGNNTNRDVAIIGMVARLPGANTMDEFWDLLTEGRETTSFFSNDELDKNIPSVLKNDPAYVKARGIIDKADEFDAEFFGFKPRAAELMDPQQRVFLELAWEVLEKTGHLPQKHTGSVGVFAGCGYNTYYNNNVLTNPELVERAGHFNVRLLNEKDYIATRTAYQLNLTGPAVAVYSACSTSLLAIAQAVSSIRDGQCSVALAGAASITSPLKSGHLYEEGSIMSSDGHCRPFDALATGTVFSDGAGVVLLKDLEEAKRDGDTIYGIIKGVGVNNDGAGKSSFGGPSASGQAGAIAMAIDDAGIDASTISYVEAHGTATPLGDPIEMEGLNLAFGNQDKKQFCAIGSVKSNMGHLTAASGVAGLIKTVLALRNRQIPPSLFYNHINPNIDIANSLFYVNAQLKPWDAEGIRRAGVSSFGVGGTNVHVVLEEFEPEPIAVGIDKSLKLITWSAKTENSLNNYARKLSDHIARHKDIELNDVAYTLQTTREDFNFRKFIIADSNDDLLVKLNATSTDPSASKSLKTKATGVVFMFPGQGSQYAGMGHDLYRNEPVFAAAVNECIDLLKGTIHENLLDVMYPDAPDHQSHEKIKQTLYAQPAIFILEYALAKWWMHNGMQPEVLTGHSIGEFVAAHLAGVFSLKDALTLISERARLVNGAPTGNMLSVRLEANKLEEVLPAGISIAAINGRKLCVVAGPAELINKFAGELTEKGIPSRLLHTSHAFHSAMMDDVIAPFEAVVKSIKLNPPVKPVVSTVTGNWMTEAEATDPTYWAQHLRKTVRFADALDILQQNENSVFLEVGPGNILATLTRQHMAGRSIIAGFEKNETLTEGYSVLKALGQVWLNGIEPNWKAFYKNLNRKKIDLPTYAFDHKRYWLEPAIIANTIEIASNTFIKPTENTVLQTIEMRKDILINKLKEIFEDAAGIEIDAAATGLSFIEIGFDSLSLTQIATNLKKTFNIPVTFRKLFEEYNSLELLASYLDANLPADTFKPVPVAPALVTAAQQPAFNIQTPVISNGTNNNDLIIGLISQQLQLLTNQLALLQNGNVNPPVIALDHNSSRPVAAPAQSQPVKFELSPEEAIEIKKPFGATARIEKQTLGLNEKQTDFLKSLTIQYNAKTKGSKAQTQKDRAYMADPRVVSGFRPLTKEVVYPLVVNRSKGSHVWDIDGNKYIDALNGFGSNFLGYQTDYLKKAVLEQVEKGYEIGPQHELAGDVCKLITEFTNFDRAALCNTGSEAVLGAMRIARTVTGRSLIVAFSGSYHGINDEVIVRGTKKLKTVPAAPGIMPEVVQNMLILDYGTEESLKIIAERAHELAAVLVEPVQSRRPEFQPVAFLKKVREITSQSDTVLIFDEVISGFRMHQGGAQALFGIKADLGTYGKVIGGGMPIGAIAGISKYMDALDGGNWQFGDDSTPEAGVTYFAGTFVRHPLALAAGKATLLYMKEQGPALQEGLNARTKRLADALNAICEREGLPLYIPYFGSLWKIKFKYELAYGELLFTLMRLKGIHIWDLFPCFLTASHTDEEIDQIISKFDESVAELIEAGFIPTEKPQPANGLQAAKVIAEPPVPGAKLGRDKDGNPGWFINDENNPGKYLQVKFSNN; encoded by the coding sequence ATGAATATCGATAACGTGTCTACAGCAGAAGGTAGGAATCATGCTTTTTTGATCCACCAATTATTTGAACATCAGGTAAATAAAATTCCTGATGCAATTGCTGTTTCTTATGATGGCAGACAACTTACTTACAGTCAGCTGAATCAACAGGCAAATAATTTGGCAGCTGCCCTTATTGAACGTTCTCCCAATTCAGCCATCGTTGGGGTCAGCACCTATCGCAGTATAGAAACAATCATCGGTGTTTTAGGTATTCTTAAAGCAGGTAAAGCTTATTTACCGCTCGACCCTGGTTATCCCCTGGAAAGACTTGAACAGATTGTTAGCGATTCTGGCATTGATACCTGCCTGGCGGTCACGGCGCAAAAAAACATATTTGAACAGTTGCCCATAAATGTTTTGTGGAGCGATCAAACCTACCCATCTGTTAATTCTGTTCCGTATACTAATAACTCAGGTGGTGCGTATGTGCTATATACATCGGGTTCAACAGGCACTCCAAAGGGCGTTTTAATGGGGCATTACGCTCTTGTTAACCTCCTTTTATGGCAAAAAGATAATTCCATTTCAACTACAGGTACAAACACACTGCAATTCGCCCCGCTTACATTTGATGTATCCTTCCAGGAAATATTTGCGACTTTAACCACAGGCGGCACTTTAGTGCTTGTTGATGAAGATTTAAGGATTGATCCGGTTAGGCTCTTACAGTATATTGAAGATTATTCGATAAACAGGATATTTTTACCATTTGTTGTACTGCAATATCTAACAGAGGCGGCTATCGCTAATAAGCATATCCCGGCCTCCCTGCAGGAGGTAATGACCGCAGGTGAACAGTTGAAAATAACCCCGCAGGTCGCCGCCTTTTTTAAAGCCTTACCTAATTGTGTTTTATATAACCAGTATGGCCCTACCGAAACGCATGTGGTAACCCAGCTAAAATTAGCTGGTGATGCTGCGCAATGGCCTGCCCTGCCTTCTATCGGGATACCTATCAACGATACCGAAATTCTGATACTTGATGAAAACCTGAATAAGCTACCGGACGGAGAAACCGGCGAGCTTTGCGTAGCCGGTGTAAGTCTGGCTGTAGGTTATTTAAACAAGCCCGACCTTACTGCCGAAAAGTTTATCAATTGGCAGGATTCTACGGGTAAAACAACCCGCATGTACCGCACCGGTGATCTGGCACGCTACATGCCCGACGGAAACATTGAATACCTGGGCCGCAGGGATACACAGGTAAAGATTAGGGGAAACCGGGTAGAGCTTGGCGAAATTGAGGTATTGCTCAATCAGCTGGAAAACATACAACAGGCGGTAGTGATAGCGAGGGAAGACGCTTCCGGGCAAAAACGCCTGATAGCTTATCTTGTAGCATCAGGTAGTCGGCAGCAAACTGATTATATCCGTAAAAGCTTAGAACAGCAATTACCTGATTTTATGCTGCCCTCTGCATATGTATGGCTCAACGAACTGCCAAAAACTACCAGCGGCAAGGTTGACAGGAAAGCGCTGCCACTGCCAAGTCTTCAAAGACCTGAACTTTCAGCGCTTTATAAAGCACCATCAACCATAATTGAAAAAAACATAACCTCGGCTTGGATCCAATTGCTGCAACTGGATAAAATAGGTTTGGATGATAATTTTTTTGAGCTTGGCGGTAACTCGCTGTTAGCCTTAAAAACAGTTGCCTTATTAAAGCAGCAGCACAATTATGATGTCCCTGTCACTAAACTTTATCAATACCCAACTGTCAGCGGGCTGGTTGACTTTTTAAATGGTGTTCACAAAGCCGCTCCTCTCCTACTTAACCGAAAAAACAAAGGCAATAATACCAATCGCGATGTTGCTATTATTGGCATGGTAGCAAGGTTGCCTGGAGCCAATACCATGGATGAATTTTGGGACTTGCTTACTGAAGGTAGGGAAACCACCAGCTTTTTTAGCAATGATGAGTTAGATAAAAATATACCATCGGTCTTAAAGAACGACCCGGCTTATGTAAAAGCAAGGGGCATTATTGATAAAGCCGATGAATTTGACGCGGAGTTTTTTGGCTTTAAACCAAGGGCTGCTGAACTCATGGATCCGCAGCAACGGGTATTTTTAGAACTGGCCTGGGAGGTACTGGAAAAAACCGGTCACCTGCCACAAAAACACACCGGTTCTGTTGGTGTATTCGCCGGTTGCGGGTATAATACTTATTATAATAACAATGTATTAACCAACCCGGAACTGGTTGAACGTGCAGGCCATTTCAACGTAAGGTTACTAAACGAAAAAGACTATATAGCAACCCGCACAGCTTATCAATTAAACCTTACAGGACCGGCGGTTGCGGTTTATTCAGCATGCTCCACTTCTTTGTTGGCCATAGCCCAGGCGGTGAGCAGCATCCGCGACGGACAATGTTCGGTAGCGCTTGCCGGTGCGGCATCCATAACTTCGCCTTTAAAAAGCGGGCATCTTTATGAAGAAGGTTCTATCATGAGCAGCGACGGCCATTGCCGCCCTTTTGATGCTTTAGCTACTGGTACTGTTTTTAGCGATGGCGCGGGCGTAGTACTCTTGAAAGACCTCGAGGAAGCCAAACGCGATGGTGATACTATTTATGGTATAATAAAAGGCGTTGGCGTTAACAATGATGGTGCGGGCAAAAGCAGCTTTGGCGGCCCAAGCGCGTCCGGACAAGCCGGGGCAATAGCTATGGCAATAGACGATGCGGGAATTGACGCATCGACTATTAGCTATGTGGAAGCCCACGGAACAGCCACCCCACTCGGCGACCCTATTGAAATGGAAGGCCTGAATCTTGCTTTTGGAAATCAGGACAAAAAACAATTTTGTGCCATTGGCTCTGTAAAAAGTAATATGGGGCACCTTACCGCTGCCTCTGGGGTTGCGGGATTGATTAAGACAGTATTGGCTTTGCGTAACAGGCAAATCCCTCCATCATTATTTTATAACCACATCAATCCTAACATTGATATTGCAAATAGTCTGTTTTACGTTAATGCGCAATTAAAACCGTGGGATGCCGAAGGTATAAGGCGTGCCGGTGTAAGCTCGTTTGGCGTAGGCGGCACCAACGTGCATGTTGTTTTAGAAGAATTTGAACCTGAGCCTATAGCAGTTGGTATTGATAAATCATTAAAATTGATTACCTGGTCGGCAAAAACAGAAAACAGCCTTAACAATTACGCCAGGAAGTTAAGCGACCATATAGCCCGGCATAAAGATATCGAACTTAATGATGTAGCCTATACATTGCAAACTACGCGGGAAGATTTTAACTTTCGCAAATTTATTATAGCCGATAGTAATGACGATCTGCTTGTTAAATTAAACGCGACGAGTACAGACCCTTCTGCTTCAAAAAGCTTAAAAACCAAAGCTACCGGAGTAGTATTTATGTTCCCCGGTCAGGGTTCACAATATGCCGGGATGGGACATGACCTGTACCGGAACGAACCTGTTTTTGCCGCAGCTGTTAATGAATGTATTGATTTATTGAAGGGTACTATACATGAAAACTTATTGGATGTAATGTACCCTGATGCTCCTGACCATCAATCGCATGAAAAAATAAAACAAACACTGTATGCCCAGCCCGCCATATTCATTTTAGAGTATGCCCTGGCAAAATGGTGGATGCACAACGGTATGCAGCCCGAGGTATTAACCGGCCACAGCATTGGCGAATTCGTGGCCGCGCATTTAGCTGGTGTGTTTAGTTTGAAGGATGCTTTAACATTGATCTCCGAAAGGGCAAGGTTAGTTAACGGTGCGCCAACAGGCAATATGCTGTCGGTTAGATTAGAGGCCAATAAATTGGAGGAAGTTTTACCAGCAGGTATTTCTATCGCAGCAATTAACGGACGTAAATTGTGTGTTGTTGCCGGCCCTGCCGAACTGATCAATAAATTTGCAGGTGAGTTAACCGAAAAAGGGATACCAAGTCGTTTGCTGCATACCAGCCATGCGTTTCATTCGGCTATGATGGATGATGTTATTGCTCCTTTTGAAGCGGTGGTAAAATCCATAAAATTAAACCCTCCCGTTAAACCGGTTGTGTCGACAGTAACGGGCAACTGGATGACCGAAGCCGAAGCAACCGACCCTACCTATTGGGCACAGCATCTCAGAAAAACCGTGCGTTTTGCAGATGCTTTGGATATATTACAGCAAAATGAGAACAGCGTTTTCCTTGAAGTTGGCCCGGGCAATATACTGGCCACGTTAACCCGCCAGCACATGGCAGGCCGATCTATAATAGCCGGGTTTGAAAAAAATGAAACCCTTACAGAAGGTTATTCCGTATTAAAGGCTTTGGGGCAAGTATGGTTAAACGGCATTGAGCCTAACTGGAAAGCCTTTTATAAAAACCTCAACCGAAAGAAGATAGACTTACCAACTTATGCCTTTGACCATAAACGTTACTGGCTCGAACCGGCCATTATTGCCAATACTATTGAAATCGCATCAAATACATTTATTAAACCAACAGAAAACACAGTTCTGCAAACTATAGAGATGAGAAAAGATATTTTAATTAATAAACTAAAAGAAATATTTGAGGATGCGGCAGGTATTGAGATTGACGCGGCTGCCACTGGTTTAAGTTTTATTGAAATTGGTTTCGATTCCCTTTCGTTAACACAAATTGCCACTAACCTTAAAAAAACATTCAATATACCCGTTACTTTCAGAAAATTATTTGAAGAATATAACAGTCTCGAATTACTGGCTTCATACCTTGATGCCAATTTACCGGCCGATACATTTAAACCCGTACCAGTTGCGCCTGCTCTTGTAACAGCAGCTCAACAGCCTGCATTTAATATTCAAACACCAGTTATAAGCAACGGGACTAATAATAATGATCTGATAATTGGACTGATATCCCAGCAGCTGCAGTTGCTCACCAATCAGCTTGCACTCCTGCAAAATGGGAATGTAAATCCACCTGTAATTGCTCTGGATCACAATTCATCAAGGCCCGTTGCAGCGCCTGCACAATCACAGCCGGTAAAATTTGAGCTTTCGCCCGAAGAAGCAATCGAAATAAAAAAACCTTTTGGCGCAACAGCACGCATCGAAAAACAAACGCTTGGACTGAATGAAAAGCAAACCGACTTTTTGAAAAGTCTCACTATTCAATACAATGCAAAAACAAAAGGCAGTAAAGCGCAAACACAAAAGGACCGTGCTTATATGGCCGACCCGCGTGTGGTAAGTGGTTTCAGGCCCTTAACCAAGGAGGTGGTTTATCCGTTAGTGGTGAATCGTTCAAAAGGAAGTCATGTTTGGGATATTGATGGCAATAAATACATTGACGCGTTAAATGGTTTCGGTTCAAACTTTTTAGGTTACCAAACAGATTATCTTAAAAAAGCTGTGCTGGAACAGGTTGAAAAAGGCTATGAAATTGGCCCTCAGCATGAGCTGGCAGGTGATGTTTGTAAACTGATAACCGAGTTTACCAATTTCGACCGCGCAGCGCTTTGCAACACCGGCTCCGAAGCGGTTTTGGGCGCGATGAGAATAGCCCGCACGGTTACAGGCCGCTCGTTAATTGTAGCATTTAGCGGATCGTACCACGGCATTAATGACGAGGTGATTGTTCGCGGGACTAAAAAACTAAAGACCGTACCCGCCGCGCCGGGCATTATGCCCGAAGTGGTTCAGAACATGCTCATACTGGATTACGGCACAGAGGAGTCCTTAAAAATAATAGCCGAAAGAGCGCATGAACTGGCTGCTGTACTGGTTGAACCTGTTCAGAGCCGTCGTCCGGAATTTCAGCCGGTTGCTTTCCTGAAAAAAGTGAGGGAAATAACCAGCCAATCTGATACCGTTTTAATATTTGACGAAGTAATATCAGGTTTCCGGATGCACCAGGGCGGCGCCCAGGCATTGTTTGGCATTAAAGCCGATCTCGGCACCTATGGTAAAGTAATTGGCGGTGGTATGCCTATTGGCGCTATTGCAGGCATCAGCAAATATATGGATGCCCTTGATGGCGGCAACTGGCAGTTTGGCGACGATTCAACTCCCGAAGCCGGCGTAACCTATTTTGCAGGCACCTTTGTTCGCCACCCGCTGGCCCTTGCAGCCGGTAAGGCTACGTTACTGTATATGAAAGAGCAGGGCCCTGCCCTGCAGGAAGGTTTAAATGCCCGTACTAAACGCCTCGCCGATGCACTAAATGCAATTTGCGAGCGTGAAGGTTTGCCTCTATACATACCGTACTTTGGCTCATTATGGAAAATTAAGTTTAAATATGAGTTAGCTTACGGAGAGCTGCTATTTACATTGATGCGCTTAAAGGGCATTCATATATGGGACCTTTTTCCTTGTTTTTTAACTGCATCTCATACTGATGAAGAAATAGATCAGATTATAAGCAAATTTGATGAAAGTGTGGCGGAATTAATAGAAGCCGGTTTTATACCCACTGAGAAACCTCAACCTGCAAATGGATTACAAGCTGCTAAGGTAATAGCAGAGCCGCCCGTTCCCGGCGCGAAGCTTGGCCGTGATAAAGATGGGAATCCGGGCTGGTTCATTAACGACGAAAACAACCCGGGGAAGTATTTACAGGTAAAATTTAGCAATAACTAA
- a CDS encoding glycosyltransferase family 2 protein, which yields MKKVSVVTVNFNQPAVTEDLLLSIEKTNSYANIEIIVVDNASKVNPVPEWSEKYPAVKLIRSDKNLGFAGGNNLGIKEATGDYLFLVNNDTEFTPGLINKLVEILDNNVDAGMISPMIKYYSDKQLIQYAGYTAMNYYTCRNNCIGLKQSDTGQFNHITGPTAYCHGAAMMIRKEAIDKAGLMNENFFLYYEEVDWAEQIIRAGYKAWVCTDALIYHKESVSVGKKSRLKEYFMNRNRILFIRRNAPFFKMLIFYVYFLLLVVPRNVIAYIKTKNYNFIPMLFKAVWWNFSNSKNSNNLGYPINTIA from the coding sequence ATGAAAAAAGTTTCTGTAGTTACTGTAAATTTCAATCAACCGGCGGTTACTGAGGATTTACTGTTATCTATAGAAAAAACGAACAGCTACGCTAATATCGAAATCATTGTGGTTGATAATGCCAGCAAAGTAAACCCTGTGCCCGAATGGTCGGAAAAGTACCCTGCGGTAAAACTGATCCGCTCGGATAAGAACCTGGGTTTTGCCGGAGGGAATAACCTTGGTATAAAAGAAGCTACCGGCGATTATCTTTTTCTGGTAAATAACGATACCGAGTTTACCCCCGGCTTAATTAATAAACTGGTTGAAATACTTGACAACAACGTTGATGCGGGAATGATTTCCCCGATGATCAAATATTACAGCGATAAACAACTGATACAATATGCAGGCTATACAGCTATGAATTACTATACCTGCCGTAATAATTGCATCGGTTTAAAACAAAGTGACACAGGCCAGTTTAATCATATCACCGGTCCTACCGCTTATTGCCACGGCGCAGCAATGATGATCAGGAAAGAAGCTATTGATAAAGCCGGGCTCATGAACGAGAATTTCTTTTTATACTACGAAGAAGTTGATTGGGCCGAGCAAATCATCAGGGCAGGTTATAAAGCCTGGGTTTGTACCGATGCCCTCATTTATCATAAAGAGTCTGTTTCTGTTGGCAAAAAAAGTCGGTTGAAAGAGTATTTCATGAACCGCAACCGCATACTTTTTATACGCCGTAACGCACCGTTTTTTAAGATGCTCATATTCTACGTTTACTTTCTGCTGTTGGTTGTACCCCGTAATGTGATAGCATATATAAAAACTAAAAATTACAATTTTATTCCTATGCTTTTTAAGGCAGTCTGGTGGAATTTTTCGAACTCTAAAAACAGTAATAATTTAGGTTATCCCATTAATACGATCGCATGA
- a CDS encoding glycosyltransferase family 2 protein, whose product MKITLILSLIIVFYTFAGYGILLYLIIRIKRIVKGPKPIIADNIDSLPTCTLVIAAYNEEAFIKEKINNSLLLNYPEDKLNLLFITDGSSDKTPNIIAQYPQIKLLHQPQRAGKIAAIHRAMEFVHTDAVVFTDANTFLNKDALIKICRHYADKTVGAVAGEKRVHFDENADASAAGEGFYWKYESALKKWDSELYSVVGAAGELFSVRRSLYQPVAADTVLDDFMISMLIAKKGYRIVYEPEAYATETASENVSEELKRKIRIAAGGMQSILRLKSLFNPFSYPVLSFQYISHRVLRWTVTPFLLILSLVLNVVLALEPDNTGYRVLLFAQILFYILALLGYIMENRQLRIKILFIPYYFCMMNYAVLAGIIRYFTTKQSAVWEKAQRKQ is encoded by the coding sequence ATGAAAATCACATTAATACTTAGCCTGATTATTGTTTTTTACACTTTTGCCGGTTACGGTATACTGTTATACCTCATTATCCGCATCAAAAGGATAGTTAAAGGCCCAAAACCAATCATAGCTGATAATATAGATAGTTTACCTACCTGCACCCTTGTAATTGCCGCTTATAACGAAGAGGCTTTTATTAAAGAAAAGATCAACAACAGCCTTCTGCTTAACTACCCGGAAGACAAATTAAACCTGCTGTTTATCACCGATGGCTCCTCAGATAAAACGCCGAATATTATTGCTCAATACCCGCAGATCAAATTATTGCACCAGCCACAGCGGGCCGGCAAAATAGCCGCCATACACCGCGCCATGGAATTTGTACATACCGATGCCGTAGTTTTTACCGATGCCAATACCTTTTTAAATAAAGATGCGCTGATAAAAATATGCAGGCATTATGCCGATAAAACCGTTGGAGCCGTTGCCGGTGAAAAACGGGTTCATTTTGACGAAAATGCCGATGCGAGCGCGGCTGGCGAAGGTTTTTACTGGAAGTATGAATCGGCCCTTAAAAAATGGGATTCTGAACTTTATTCGGTTGTTGGCGCCGCAGGTGAGTTATTCAGTGTGCGGCGTTCGTTGTACCAGCCGGTTGCGGCAGATACTGTTCTGGACGATTTTATGATATCTATGCTGATAGCCAAAAAGGGTTACCGTATAGTATATGAACCTGAGGCTTACGCTACCGAAACCGCGTCAGAAAACGTAAGCGAGGAATTAAAGAGGAAGATCAGGATAGCGGCAGGCGGTATGCAATCAATATTGCGCCTTAAGAGTTTGTTTAATCCGTTCTCTTACCCTGTGCTTTCTTTTCAATACATCAGCCACCGGGTTTTGAGATGGACGGTCACTCCTTTCTTGCTGATACTTTCATTGGTTTTAAACGTAGTGCTTGCGCTTGAGCCTGATAACACCGGTTATAGGGTACTGCTGTTTGCGCAAATACTGTTTTACATATTGGCGTTGCTCGGGTACATCATGGAAAACAGGCAGTTACGTATCAAAATATTATTTATACCATATTATTTTTGCATGATGAATTATGCTGTATTAGCAGGTATTATCAGATATTTTACCACTAAACAAAGTGCAGTTTGGGAAAAGGCACAACGTAAGCAATAG